TTGTAAGTAATCTTTGCCACCCAACATTAAGTCACCGTAATACTCATAAGGCGCTTCGCCATAAATTGGCAGTGGGTCGTCTTCCGGATAATCTTCTTGAGATTCTTCGATGATAGCTTTCAGTTTTTTTACTGTTAACGATTGTGCCGCAAAATACCAAAGTTCTTCTACATTTTTATGAAGATGGGGTAAGGTAGGATCGACTATGCGATCGCTCAACTCAATCCAAGCATATTCCATAGGTTGGTAAGGTTTACCCTTTGTAGCTAAAAATCCTTGGACATAAATAGCTCCCTCCGTCGCCAATGCAGCTTTATAAGCATTATCAAACGGTTTTTTAGCCTTGCTTTTGATGCGAGCAGCAATATCAATAGACAGCGCTTCATCCAATAGTTTATTCATCAACAGCCAGACAAAAGCAGCAACTAAAAGATCGTAACATCAAATTAAGTAGTTGATTGTTGGTTGTTTATTGTTGGTTGTTGGTTGTTGTTTAATATTTACTCCCCACACTCCTCACACTCCCCACACTCCACCCTTACCTTAAGCCTATGAGCGTGTCTACACACTCCTCACACTCTCCACACTCCCCACACTCCCCACACTCCCACCTCCTCACTCCTCACTCCTCACACTCCCCATCTATGGCACAATAAAAAACGGTAATAAATAAAAATATTGATAAAGGTAGTTTAGTGAGTCCAACAGCTGTTGCGCGTCGTGTGGTATTTCCGTTTACGGCAATTGTAGGCCAGGAAGAAATGAAACTGGCTCTGATATTGAACGTGATTGACCCGAAAATTGGTGGTGTGATGATTATGGGCGATCGCGGTACAGGCAAATCCACAACTATTCGGGCGCTGGCTGACTTACTGCCAGAAATTCCCGTGGTTGCGAATGACCCCTTCAATAGCCACCCCAGTGATCCTGATTTGATGAGTGATGAAATCCGCCAAAAACTAGAAACTGGCGACGATATTCCCATCGAACATAAAAAAGTCCAAATGGTTGATTTGCCACTGGGCGCTACAGAGGACCGGGTTTGTGGCACTATCGATATTGAAAAAGCTCTATCTGAAGGTGTAAAAGCCTTTGAACCAGGACTTTTAGCAAAGGCCAACCGGGGCATTCTTTATGTGGATGAGGTAAACTTGCTTGACGATCACCTGGTGGATGTGCTATTGGACTCTGCTGCTAGCGGCTGGAACACAGTAGAAAGGGAAGGTATTTCTATCCGCCACCCGGCCCGTTTTGTTCTGGTTGGTTCCGGTAATCCAGAAGAAGGCGAACTACGTCCCCAGTTACTTGATCGCTTCGGGATGCACGCCGAAATTCACACTGTCAAAGAACCAGCACTCAGGGTGCAAATTGTAGAACAACGGGCTGAATTTGACCAAAATCCCCTTGCTTTTGTGGAAAAGTATCAGTCCCAGCAACAGGATCTACAACAGCGCATTATTAAAGCCCAAGAACTTTTGCCCTCAGTTAATATTGACTACGACTTGCGGGTAAAAATTTCGGAAGTATGTTCTGAACTTGATGTCGATGGTTTACGGGGTGATATTGTTACCAACCGCGCCGCTAAAGCCTTAACAGCCTTTGAAGGGCGTACCGATGTGACTATTGATGATATCCGTCGCGTGATTGTACTATGTTTGCGACACCGACTTAGGAAAGATCCCCTAGAATCGATAGATTCTGGTTATAAAGTTGACAAAGCCTTTGCACGTGTCTTTGGTGTAGAACTATCAGAAGACACCGCACAAATAAATGGTACTGGTCAATTGAAAGCAGGTGTTCGTTAATTAGTAATTGTTAGTTGTTAGTGGTTATTGGTTAGTGGTAAATAAAAGTTAATAGTTAACTACTAACTACTATCTACTAACTACTAACTCCTAAATGGTGGATTTGTGATGAGAAGCTGGCGCTTTTGGTTAAACACCTTAATTTTATCTAGCCAATACAACCCACCCCGGTTTGTAGAATTGTTAATGCTAACGCTAGCAATTGCTATGCTGACAATTTCTAGTCTTGTACCAACCGAAATTCCTTATATGGTGTTGGGTTTAAGTTTTGTAGTTGGTGCATCAATTTCTATCTTAGTCCGAGAAGCGATCGCTCCCTCTCCTCAGACACGAGTTACCCAATTGACAGCATTACTATTATTAATTGTTAGTTTTTATGGGTTTGCTGATTTAATTAGAATGTTATGAATTGACCAATAATTCCTTGATGATACAAAGCAAGCAGATTTATCTGTAGAGCAATTCCATTTTCCAAAATCCTCAAGCCCTCGAATAAATCCTGGGGGTCAAATCCAAAATCCGTCTTGAAAAGCTTAGAAGTTCCCTCTGGGACGCTTCGCGTCTACAAATTTTTCGCAAAATCCAAAATGGTATGGGGCGATCGCACTCCTTCCAATTCTTTCTCTCCATTCTGGTGCGGCTTATTCCAAAACCAACTCAAAAAAATAAACTCGGAATTCGGAAGTAAAATCAACTCCGACTTCCGAATTCCAAAATCATAACTAACTAGCGGTCTACAGAACCCATAATTACGTCGATACTGCCCAGAATTACTACAATATCCGCTACTTTCACGCCCCGCAGCAAATGAGGAAGAATTTGCAGGTTGTTATAATCTGCTGGGCGAATCTTCCACCGCCAAGGGAAGACGTTATCATCACCAATCAAATAAATTCCTAATTCACCTTTACCGCTTTCTACACGGGAGTAAATTTCACCTTTGGGAATCTTAAAGGTAGGAGCAACTTTTTTGGCAATGTATTGATAATCAAAGTCATCCCACTCAGATTTTTTGCCCGCTTGCATCCGCTTCGCTTCTAGGTTCTCGTATGGACCGCCTGGAAGTCCTTTGATGGCCTGGCGAATAATTTTCACAGATTCCCGCATCTCCCGCATCCGCACCA
Above is a genomic segment from Fischerella sp. JS2 containing:
- the bchI gene encoding magnesium chelatase ATPase subunit I, with the translated sequence MSPTAVARRVVFPFTAIVGQEEMKLALILNVIDPKIGGVMIMGDRGTGKSTTIRALADLLPEIPVVANDPFNSHPSDPDLMSDEIRQKLETGDDIPIEHKKVQMVDLPLGATEDRVCGTIDIEKALSEGVKAFEPGLLAKANRGILYVDEVNLLDDHLVDVLLDSAASGWNTVEREGISIRHPARFVLVGSGNPEEGELRPQLLDRFGMHAEIHTVKEPALRVQIVEQRAEFDQNPLAFVEKYQSQQQDLQQRIIKAQELLPSVNIDYDLRVKISEVCSELDVDGLRGDIVTNRAAKALTAFEGRTDVTIDDIRRVIVLCLRHRLRKDPLESIDSGYKVDKAFARVFGVELSEDTAQINGTGQLKAGVR